In Dioscorea cayenensis subsp. rotundata cultivar TDr96_F1 unplaced genomic scaffold, TDr96_F1_v2_PseudoChromosome.rev07_lg8_w22 25.fasta BLBR01000215.1, whole genome shotgun sequence, the genomic window GTATTAGTTTTACTTGAGTATAAGGCTTTTCGAGTCCGAAATCATGTCATTTTGCCCTATATCTCTAGTATTTGTATGTAGAGCACATAAACCCCATGCATTATGCATTTTAGCTTGTCATTCTCGTATTCATCACTATATGAATTCTAGGCATGTGTCTAGGTGGTGAAACATctttgaagagaaaaataaatcacCAAAGTGTGGAACGTGTCTCGAGACGAGATGACCTATTCAATGAGTGGTTGATTTGTGTTTGCATAGCCTAATAAGAGTAGTATAGTATTTATTTACATGTTTTGCGTTCTATTTctcataataaattatattttcaccAAAGGTGGATTTATTAGAATGGTTTTTACATATTTTGTGCACTTGAAATCTATGGatgcattttattaaaaacttgaatatctatttttgtttatattgaaaGAGATATGTTCATATGCATACATATTTATACTCAAAAGTGAATACAATTTAATGTTTCCTTGTTTAGCCAATGTATGGTGATTTATAGAGTTGATCTTGAGAGTATGATCTTTGAGTCGAAAATGTTGAATGATGGTTTCTTGAGATGTAAATTGAAAAATGAGATGCTTTATGCATGAGTCTGAGCTTTGATGGTGACTAAAAGTGACGACTCGATCCCGAACTTATGTTTGACATTGTAGTAGGGGTCCCCATGGTCCTACCTAATAGGAGACGGCATGGATGACCCTATGTTTACCTTGGTCAAGAGGTTTGTAGAACCATTGACACGAATCAAGAAAGGTGATATTTTCATTCGTGTGAGAGACTcaaggtcaccacacggggatttTAGTGCCCAACGCAAAGGGAGGCAACGTtctgaatttgaaaatttaaaacaccttggtggtctcGTATCTAGTGGAGGCCATGATTAGATTGGGAATGATTTGAGGCCAGCCTatggtttgtttgattttgattagtgTCTCGAaaactttatttgtatttttcaataatcATTCATATTTGAACCGTCAATTTGTTGagctttttttgttgttgttgttgttgttgttgttgttgttgttgttgttgttgttgttgttgttgttgttattattagaaagaactatttttgatgcaatactatttataaatcattgtgATTATTCTTTTATGTCCTTAACtacatttgaaaaatttattattattatggaataCTTTAATACTCTGTTAAGTCTATGCTGTCACTACTCATTGAGTAACACCcgttactcaccactctctaCTCTCTCTCCTTTCTCTCGGGTTGCAATGTTGAAGTTAGTTGTGCTAAGCTATTCATCGAGTGATTTGCATTCCCCTCTTATGTCTAGGTCGAATTATGTTTTGGCATGTAGTATATATGGATCGACTAGACCTTATCcttatgttttgttgttgtattcATACTCCCTGTATTTTTAGTGGGCGATAACCATAACTTCATATTTTGATGATGTTCTCTGTATTTAATATCTCTAATATTTGAGAATCTTGATCTATCTTTATTGTTTAGTTTATGATCATCTTTGTGAGATTGTGAATCGGGATTATTGAGCCTTGTGGCGAATTAGGTGTGGGGTAAAATATAGCCCTCTCTCTAGTTGTCGTAGCGATTGCCACGTGTTTGGTTAGGGTCGGGACGTgacattttatataaataatctgGGCATTGTAGAACTATTTGCCCAACATAGACCAAAAATAATGTAAGTAAAATGATGGATGTACTTTTTAAACTACAAATAAGTTATTCgactcaaaaaaatttaaataaaataaaaatttatcattgatttctcaaattaattatttttttaaaatattattataaagtgTGAAGCCAATTTAAggaaaaaactatatttaaatagatttaacaaaaattaaaaatgaatagattttaaacaaataaatttaaaaaaatatgcaaaaaagtttcctgttttaataataatagttctCAAAAATCAAtggattttgaaaaattaataagtttataaaaataacaatttaaaaaaaaaggttttaaaattaaaaaaaaatcattttagtgattataagaataaattatcaaattaaaaaagcCATTTCTTATAGTCCTTGCTAGGTGTTGATTTGGCACTAATGAAAGACTAATGCTATTTAGGCCGAATAGATAGGTCAAATAGATAgtccgaatgacgtggatgttaagttggcatccatgtcaacatccactttatttttatttctcttttttgaaaaagaaaaattcattcCATGTAAGTGCATAATTCATTTACCTCactatttgtaatttttaaaatttaaggatTTATACTAAACTCTAAGCcctaatattataaaatcttaaaccaaaatattataaatcttacacccaaaattcaaaaaatctaAATGCTAAATCCTAAAGCCCTAAATCATAAATCCTAAGGTTTGGGGTTTAATGTTTAAGGTTTAGGGAGGGTGTTTCGAATTTATTGTTTAtactaaggggttgtttggttggctttaagtcaaattacatgtaagtgaaatttacagtgtaagtgaaaatgctatattttaacttacattattgttgtttggtttgatgtaagtaaAATGTTGAATTTACTTtttatgtgtttggtttgaggtttagatgataaagaaaaattaaagtttttctataaaaaagagagaaagaatgatGTGAATACTGACATTAATGCCAATTTAGCATTCAAGTCATTCAGACTACCAATTCAACCTAAATATCATTATTGCTAATGAAATATCTCTAATTCTCATGGACGGAATATTTGTggtaactaaaaaaaaaagaaaaattaccttTTGGTCCCTGGGAAGTTTCATTCTTCCTGTTCATTCCCTTTGACTTTTTCCATATTCCATATAGTCCcttctttattattttcattgcccTTTCAATCCTTGCCGTCAAACTCGTCAGTTAAGTGGATGTGAATTGTTAAGGTTGCCCTTGTCTCAAAAGCAAAGATTGGAGGGATTTTTCCCTCTATGTCACACCtacttttgaagaaaaagtaAAGGCAAATTCCAAGGAAGTGTACAATGTCAgaacttttcaattttttttatcaaattcttcttctttttcttcttcttcttcttcttcttcttcttcttattcatcTTGTTGTTGAAGCTTCCCGTTTTTTTGTTCTCCTTCGATTCTTCATTGTCCTCGTTGTTATTCTACACCTTCTTGAGGCCTGGAAAAGAGTTTTCTTAGGTTCATcattgtctcatttttttattctccatcTTGTAGAGACCGTGGGGAAAGTTTTTTgaggttcttcattttctcatttttatagtAAGTAACAGCCGATAACTTTTGTGgctttttcaaatttcataCATGTGTTCATAATCAATGGAAACCTTTTCTGACGTGGCACAATATAAAGGAGAAGGACGTATGCTTTAATTAACCATATTCAGTTCATGGGAAACAATAATTAGTAACATATGTGAGCGGTGTGCATTGGATGTTTCCCGAGTAAGGGTAAAGTTCGTGATATTTGACGCGTACAAAATGCTTTGCTAAATCTAGTGCCCATTACCTTTAATTTTCGTGTTTCTGTGTAATTAAATGCTTTTATGTGTATTAAATTAACTTCATGTGTTTCTGTAGTAACAGTACTTGCTGTGTAATACTTTCTGTGTAATATTATGCATTCTTGTGTAATATTATTCATTTCTGTGCAATTTTTAAGTTTGATGTGTAATAAACGTTGTTATTGATATTGTCTGTCATATGTATTGTTATGTAGGGACTCCTTCTCATCAATTATGAACGCCGATATCGAGACTTTCAGTCCCAGCATTCTCCTGCAGGGGTGCTCAGTATTGCCATCATTGAGAATGATGGTGAGCAATTCAAACGCGCATTCTTCTCATTTTGGGCTTGTTTGTTGGGGTTCAAACAAGGGTACATGCCATTGCTTTTTGTTGAGGAAATACATTTGCTTGGCCAGTACGACCGGATTCTATTAGGTGCAACCGGTAAAGACGACAAAGAGGGTATCTTCAATGTAGTATTCGTTGTCGTTGACAACAAAATAGATGAAAATTGGACTTGGTTTCTTACCACTCTCAAGGAGGCATTGTACGGTCAAGACGACTGCGCAAAAGTTGTTACATTCATCTCGGATCGATCCAAGGGTCTTGTGAACGTAGTTGTGAGAGTTTTCATCTCATCGCGTCATGATTATTGTCTGTGCCATTTGGAGGCCAACTTTATGAAGGCTAATGACATACTTGGGAAATCATTGAAAAAACAATGTTGGGCACTAATCATCAAAATTGCGTACGAGTACACATCTAAGGAGGTCGACGATGCAGTCAGTGAACTTTCATTTACTTCGGCCAATGCACACGCTTGGTTGTTACACAAAGTCCGACATTGATCATTGGTCTAACTATTTGTTCAAGGGTATACGGTGGTACGAGATGTACTCGAATGTAGCGGAGTCTTTCAATGACCATAAAGGCAAGACATCTACAAGTAACGAGCATGATCAATTCTATAAGGTTAGATTAAATCTACAATTTAGTGGTTTTCTGTGTATTAGTAAATGTTagtatgtaaaattttttattagtgtgTAAACCCATTTGTTCCTATGTAGTACTAGGCGGTCATGTGTAGATAAAACTGTTAATgtgtaaaactttttataaCTGTATACTACCTAACATTAATGTGCAAAATAGTATTTtcatatgtattattttatgtttgtgtgTACAATATTACGTTCGTGTGTAATATTATCATTACTTGTGTAGTAAATATAGTTAATGCTTAAAATCGTACATTACTATGTATTATTATAGGTTTGTGTGTAacattaattgtttatataaattaccAACTTTCAGTTAGTTTCTCGCATATTAATGTGCATgtttaaacttatgaacatGCTAGCAGAGCGGTGCGAAGTGTCGGCCAGGTGGGATACATACCTTTGCCCTGAGATACGCTAGAAGCTTGAACAAATTGTCGAACACAATCGATTTTTGTGGGTGGGCTGATCAATCGATGACACTTACGAAGTCATTGTGGACTATCAATTAAAAATCCTTTATGtagttattttacttattttgaaGTTTCTACTGTTTACATGTATGTTTACATGTAGGTGTGTGTATACTTTATGTGTTTCCTTTGTAATAAAATGCATTTTTGTGTAATGTTAGATGTTCTTGTGTAGTATATAATGTTCCTgtgtaagtatttttttttttgtttaattatgtttgttCCTGTGTAGttatagttgtatttgtgtactatataattttttctgtTTATATGTGTTTGAAGTgctgaaataaaaattttacccagagaaaaataaataataaataataataaataaataaataataaataaataataagaataatattaatgaataataaataaataataaattaataaaaaaaataaaaaataaataagaagaagaaaaagaagatagaTGGTAATCTCGCCATTTCGCATGGTTGGAGTCTCCATTCAGAGGGGTAACTTGATAATTGCCACTTAACCCTGTATTTCACACCGTTATAGAATTTGAACTAGATTATAAAAGCTCAATAAAAGAGGGATTTTTAAGGAAATGAGAAACTAGCAGGGACTTACCGGGAAAGTGCAAACTTCTCCGGGACTATTAAATACTTTCTGCTTTTATAAAagaccatatttatttaattaaataattattatattgaaTTTAATGGCATGCCGTATTTATTAAGAAAGTTAAGGGTAGTTCTGGAATTTGAATTCCTGCTCCTTCTCATGAGATTCATTCCGGGCTCAACATCTCAAGTCTCTTCTCTGCTCGCCATCgattgagaaagagaaagagaaagagaaagagagagagagagagagagagagagagagagagggagagcaATCTCATCGTCAATGGCATCGCAGCAAGAGCGCGAGGGTTTGGTCTACATCGCCAAGCTTGCCGAGCAAGCCGAACGCTATGAAGGTACGCTTGACAAGCTCTTCCCTTCCGATGATCCGATCTAGGGTTGGCGTTTTTGATCCGATCTTGAACTTCTTTCTTGTTGCAGCGATGGTGGAGTCGATGAAGAAGGTGGCGAAGTTGGGTGTGGATCTTACTGTGGAGGAGCGGAATCTCCTTTCCGTGGGGTACAAGAACGTGATCGGAGCCCGTCGGGCGTCGTGGCGAATCCTTTCGTCGATCGAGCAGAAGGAAGATGCCAAGGGGAACGATAACCATGTCCGACTGATCCGGGAGTATCGCCAGAAGGTGGAGTCTGAGCTCGCGAACATCTGCAGCGATATCATGACTGTGATTGATGAGCATCTCATCCCTTCTTCATCTGCTGGAGAATCGTCTGTCTTCTTCTACAAGATGTGAGTGGGATCTGGGCTTTCTTTGTTGCAATTTCTTGGGATctgtggtgatttttttttgggttttagatttcttcttttcatcattgCAGGAAGGGGGATTATTATCGATATTTGGCGGAGTTCAAGTCTGGAACGGAAAGGAAGGAGGTTGCTGATCTTTCTCTTAAGGCCTATCAGGTAAAAGgcctttttatggtttttgtattttcggttttttttttaatttttttccccatttttgaaattattagaattagatttttttttgtttgtcatttGTGCTGCTTTAATTGGAgttaggggtgtatttgagccgagccgttcgtgagtagctcggtgttcggctcgataaaggctcgttcgtgtttagctcatattgtaaacgagccaaacttgaacatcattttcaaactcgattaataaacgagccaaacttgagcagccaaaagctcggctcgttttggctcgcgaacacagctcgtgaccaagctcatgaacaagctcgtttataagctcgattgtgagctcgtttatatatatatatatatatatattacattatatatatgtatatgtatattaaggtgtatatgtgactatgtcattgttgtcaatttgagttacacatatagggctataaactactattcgaaggctaagctcattaaaagctcaggtcaactagttcattaagttaaatgagctcataagataaaagaaccaagcttgaacaccaccaaacttGGCTCATTTAATCTTGTGAAGAActtgtttattgtataattaaaagctcgtttatagtatcatttataattttatttgtaacaatcattaatataattaaactcaaatcgagttgagtcacacttgat contains:
- the LOC120253807 gene encoding 14-3-3-like protein D isoform X3; the protein is MASQQEREGLVYIAKLAEQAERYEAMVESMKKVAKLGVDLTVEERNLLSVGYKNVIGARRASWRILSSIEQKEDAKGNDNHVRLIREYRQKVESELANICSDIMTVIDEHLIPSSSAGESSVFFYKMKGDYYRYLAEFKSGTERKEVADLSLKAYQAAFSTAESDLPPTHPIRLGLALNFSVFYYEIMNSPERACHLAKQAFDEAISELDTLNEESYKDSTLIMQLLRDNLTLWTSDIPEDGEDVVKESTAKVGAVEDVE
- the LOC120253807 gene encoding 14-3-3-like protein D isoform X4, which produces MASQQEREGLVYIAKLAEQAERYEAMVESMKKVAKLGVDLTVEERNLLSVGYKNVIGARRASWRILSSIEQKEDAKGNDNHVRLIREYRQKVESELANICSDIMTVIDEHLIPSSSAGESSVFFYKMKGDYYRYLAEFKSGTERKEVADLSLKAYQAAFSTAESDLPPTHPIRLGLALNFSVFYYEIMNSPERACHLAKQAFDEAISELDTLNEESYKDSTLIMQLLRDNLTLWTSDIPEDGDVVKESTAKVGAVEDVE
- the LOC120253807 gene encoding 14-3-3-like protein C isoform X2, giving the protein MASQQEREGLVYIAKLAEQAERYEAMVESMKKVAKLGVDLTVEERNLLSVGYKNVIGARRASWRILSSIEQKEDAKGNDNHVRLIREYRQKVESELANICSDIMTVIDEHLIPSSSAGESSVFFYKMKGDYYRYLAEFKSGTERKEVADLSLKAYQAAFSTAESDLPPTHPIRLGLALNFSVFYYEIMNSPERACHLAKQAFDEAISELDTLNEESYKDSTLIMQLLRDNLTLWTSDIPEDGDVVKESTAKVGAVEDVEMQ
- the LOC120253807 gene encoding 14-3-3-like protein D isoform X1 is translated as MASQQEREGLVYIAKLAEQAERYEAMVESMKKVAKLGVDLTVEERNLLSVGYKNVIGARRASWRILSSIEQKEDAKGNDNHVRLIREYRQKVESELANICSDIMTVIDEHLIPSSSAGESSVFFYKMKGDYYRYLAEFKSGTERKEVADLSLKAYQAAFSTAESDLPPTHPIRLGLALNFSVFYYEIMNSPERACHLAKQAFDEAISELDTLNEESYKDSTLIMQLLRDNLTLWTSDIPEDGEDVVKESTAKVGAVEDVEMQ